One Sporocytophaga myxococcoides DNA segment encodes these proteins:
- a CDS encoding T9SS type A sorting domain-containing protein produces MTDKEQTLLGQRITSTQGSATVVYTNPLTIAKLPLAYNGTTSDDYNANYVASGLPMTLSGSVSTTYDGYGTLKTQFGTYNNVVRLKATKIDNSEFSGATTILKSVSYAYYIPGYTTSLFAITEITTSIKMEGMGEVKMGTTKAAYLYDPSFLTSNKNAYLQDLKLSVSPNPASDIISLDFQDLSSDHYKIRVTEQDGSTVLEDNIFASKGESHSINLSELKSGLYFLEVYSSNGKTVKKIVKM; encoded by the coding sequence ATGACTGACAAAGAGCAGACACTGCTTGGTCAACGTATAACCTCCACTCAAGGATCTGCAACGGTAGTATACACCAACCCATTGACCATTGCAAAGCTACCTTTAGCTTACAATGGAACAACTTCAGATGACTACAATGCAAATTATGTTGCAAGCGGTCTTCCTATGACCCTATCAGGAAGTGTATCCACAACATACGATGGTTATGGAACGTTAAAAACCCAGTTCGGAACTTATAATAATGTTGTTCGTTTAAAAGCCACCAAAATTGACAACAGTGAATTTTCCGGAGCGACTACAATATTAAAATCTGTTTCTTATGCCTATTACATACCAGGTTACACCACCTCGCTTTTTGCTATTACAGAAATAACTACTTCCATAAAAATGGAAGGGATGGGTGAGGTAAAAATGGGCACTACAAAAGCTGCATACTTGTATGATCCATCATTCCTTACTTCCAATAAAAATGCTTATCTGCAAGATTTGAAATTATCTGTTAGTCCTAATCCTGCCTCTGACATTATTTCTCTAGACTTTCAAGATCTTTCATCTGATCATTATAAAATCAGAGTTACAGAACAAGACGGTTCAACAGTGTTAGAAGACAATATTTTTGCATCAAAAGGAGAAAGTCATAGTATTAATCTCTCTGAACTAAAAAGTGGTCTTTACTTCCTGGAAGTTTATTCTTCAAATGGAAAAACTGTGAAGAAAATTGTAAAAATGTAA
- a CDS encoding helix-turn-helix domain-containing protein, with the protein MLRPSKKEDILFRHNERETLYYLTNPLSCMPHIQKDHILAYVYSGELWIQEGDKNLIAGPQSTVFIRRNHLIRFLIKNGQDEKIQIALLVLNRNVLIHFYQQLNKAILPETNEGFKVSFLTIPSEAETESFFLSLIPYINSSRQPIDKIMELKLTEAIHILLHSDKRVASTLFDFAEPWKLDILDFMNNNFMYDLSIKEIALYTGRSVATFKRDFKKISELSPQKWIIKKRLEYAQQKLKEGKKVSDIYLDLGFISLSHFSTAYKREYGIAPTRG; encoded by the coding sequence ATGTTAAGACCATCAAAAAAGGAAGATATTTTATTCAGGCATAATGAGAGAGAGACTTTGTACTATCTTACAAACCCTCTCTCCTGTATGCCTCATATACAAAAAGATCATATTCTGGCATACGTCTATTCCGGGGAGTTATGGATTCAGGAAGGAGACAAAAATCTTATTGCAGGACCTCAAAGTACTGTATTCATAAGGAGGAATCATCTCATCAGATTTTTGATCAAAAATGGACAAGACGAAAAGATTCAGATTGCCCTCTTGGTACTGAACAGAAATGTCCTGATACATTTTTACCAGCAATTGAATAAAGCGATTCTTCCAGAAACTAATGAGGGCTTTAAAGTTAGTTTCCTGACAATCCCTTCAGAGGCAGAGACAGAAAGTTTTTTTCTTTCTTTAATTCCCTACATCAATTCATCCAGACAACCAATTGATAAGATAATGGAATTAAAGCTTACAGAGGCAATTCACATACTGCTACATAGTGATAAGCGTGTTGCCTCTACCTTATTTGATTTTGCAGAGCCCTGGAAACTTGACATACTTGACTTCATGAATAATAATTTTATGTATGATCTTTCTATAAAGGAAATTGCACTTTACACTGGTCGAAGTGTTGCCACCTTTAAAAGAGATTTCAAAAAGATCAGTGAACTCTCACCCCAAAAATGGATCATTAAAAAGAGGCTTGAATATGCACAGCAAAAGTTAAAAGAAGGCAAGAAGGTTTCCGATATCTATTTAGACCTTGGGTTTATAAGTCTCTCGCACTTTTCAACCGCATATAAGAGAGAATATGGAATTGCGCCGACGAGGGGGTGA
- a CDS encoding NmrA/HSCARG family protein, with protein MAEKLFPNILVIGGTGTQGGNAARELLKHGHRVRVLARNPESLAAKRLEQLGAEIVQGDLREQATLVSAMKDVTALFSAQYSDPNDTSIELRNAYNMVHVAKETGVRQIIHTSVIGSNIFPRWKKSPLLSNLWEIKYEVEEYIRQGGFQYWTILHPSFFMENFAEPLSKYMAPELKQGKLFGVLHPETPIKLNCGEDTARFARGGFENPGKFNAKDINIASEELSMDQVATQLSEKLGRKITYEEVTVEEGVKRGLWEGTAQSHHWMNEVPGFGFDLNETLSFDIPLKSFEQWITENKSSI; from the coding sequence ATGGCTGAAAAATTATTTCCAAATATACTTGTTATTGGTGGTACAGGCACTCAGGGAGGCAATGCTGCAAGAGAGCTTTTAAAACATGGGCATCGCGTCAGGGTTCTGGCAAGAAATCCGGAATCACTGGCAGCGAAACGATTAGAACAACTAGGAGCGGAAATTGTACAAGGTGACCTTCGAGAGCAAGCCACACTTGTTTCTGCGATGAAAGATGTTACTGCTTTATTCTCCGCTCAATATTCAGACCCTAATGATACGTCCATCGAGCTTCGTAATGCTTATAACATGGTACATGTCGCTAAAGAAACAGGAGTCCGACAAATCATACACACTTCAGTGATAGGCAGTAATATTTTCCCGAGATGGAAGAAATCTCCTTTACTTTCTAACCTTTGGGAAATCAAATATGAGGTGGAGGAGTATATTAGGCAGGGAGGTTTTCAATATTGGACTATCTTACATCCAAGTTTTTTTATGGAAAATTTTGCTGAACCGCTCTCAAAATATATGGCTCCTGAATTAAAACAGGGTAAGCTCTTTGGCGTATTACATCCGGAAACTCCTATAAAACTGAACTGTGGTGAAGACACCGCCAGATTTGCAAGGGGAGGATTTGAAAACCCTGGAAAGTTTAATGCAAAAGACATTAACATCGCCTCAGAGGAACTTTCTATGGATCAGGTAGCCACTCAATTAAGCGAAAAGCTGGGAAGAAAAATTACCTATGAAGAAGTAACTGTGGAAGAAGGAGTAAAACGGGGACTTTGGGAAGGTACAGCTCAATCACATCATTGGATGAATGAAGTTCCCGGATTCGGATTTGATTTGAATGAAACCTTATCCTTTGATATTCCTCTGAAATCTTTTGAACAATGGATCACAGAAAACAAAAGCTCAATATAA